The window GCCCACGGGGGGCGTGGTGCGCGTGCACGGCCGCCCGGCCCACGAGTGGTCCGCGCCCGAACTGGCGCTGCGCCGCGCCGTGCTGCCGCAGTCGGCGGCGCTCTCCTTCCCCTTCGCCGTCGAGGAGGTCGTGCGGATGGGCCGTGCCCCGCACGCGTCCTCGGCGTCCCCGGACGAGGACGAGCGGATCGTGGCCGAGGCGATGGCCGCCACCGAGGTGACCGCGTTCGCCGCGCGCCCGTTCCCGGCGCTCAGCGGCGGTGAGCGGGCCCGGGTCGCACTCGCCCGGGTGCTGGCCCAGCGGGCACCGCTGCTGCTGCTCGACGAGCCGACCGCCGCGCTCGACCTGAAGCACCAGGAGATGGTGCTGCGGCTGTGCCGGGAAAGGGCGCACGCCGGGGACGCGGTCGTCGTGGTGCTGCAC of the Streptomyces sp. NBC_01788 genome contains:
- a CDS encoding heme ABC transporter ATP-binding protein, whose amino-acid sequence is MRLPRIRPVPPAPTSPGDVLAETEALRVRRGAREVLDGVDVAVRAGEVLALVGPNGTGKSTLLAALAADLPPTGGVVRVHGRPAHEWSAPELALRRAVLPQSAALSFPFAVEEVVRMGRAPHASSASPDEDERIVAEAMAATEVTAFAARPFPALSGGERARVALARVLAQRAPLLLLDEPTAALDLKHQEMVLRLCRERAHAGDAVVVVLHDLGLAAAYAHRVAILCAGRVVADGPPAEVFSEALLSRVYDQQVEVLPHPRTGAVLVTPRRTP